One Bacteroidota bacterium genomic window carries:
- a CDS encoding carboxypeptidase-like regulatory domain-containing protein produces MIKHPMTLTRLIITCLFILFLSSVYGQNKGIVYGRVTDQKGNPVDMVNIAVKNTSGGNVTNKEGMFEIPVPAGQEITLVFSFIGFQTQEHVLTLTTGERREINCVLVILPTELPGLLIQDKQIRATTLTRINPKDATLLPTVSGNSIESLIKTLPGVASTNELSSQYSVRGGNYDENLVYVNDIEIYRPFLIRASQQEGLSFLNSDLVSSILFSAGGFDAKYGDKMSSVLDIRYKQPTQFAGSFSLSLLEATLHLEGATPNQKFSYLLGMRQKSNQYILKGLETQGEYKPSFTDIQTLIRYAFNDKLSLSFLGYVARNSYKLVPTSRETAFGAINEAYKFTVYFEGQELDKYLNYLGGITVDYQPKNNLNLKFIASSFRSFETETYDLLGQYWIGRLELDYSSEEFGQPTETLGIGSFLDHARNDLQATVFNVEHRGSADKWNQYLHWGLKYQREIINDELLEWQMNDSAGFSLPHPPDSVGYIYPELQQDYPFELFRFAMNANNITSNRYSGFIQDNLNILETDSSKLMLVAGVRFNYWDFNKEFLFSPRVTLSYKPPWKQDVVFRFSTGLYYQPAFYREMRDLDGNINPDIKAQKSVHIVLGGDLNFMAWGRPFKFVTEIYYKYLYDLIPYVIDNVRIRYYAKNDSRGYACGIDMKVNGEFVQGMESWASLSLMKTMENIADDGFYDKDSNFIDPGYIRRPTDQRINFGLYFQDYLPKNPTYKMNMTFLYGSNLPFGPPDLPKYKQQFRSSSYLRVDVGFSKQLIGKGTSFNPKNPLKYFEAMWLSLEVFNLLQHLNTVSYIWVKDIHNIQYPVPNRLTPRQINIRLVAQF; encoded by the coding sequence ATGATAAAACACCCGATGACATTGACCAGGTTGATCATAACATGCCTTTTCATCCTTTTCCTGTCGTCCGTTTATGGACAGAATAAGGGCATTGTATATGGCAGGGTGACCGACCAGAAAGGGAATCCTGTTGATATGGTCAACATAGCGGTCAAGAATACCTCTGGTGGGAATGTAACCAATAAAGAAGGTATGTTTGAGATACCTGTACCTGCCGGCCAGGAAATTACCCTGGTTTTTTCATTTATCGGATTCCAGACGCAGGAGCATGTGCTCACTCTTACCACAGGTGAACGTAGGGAAATAAACTGCGTTCTCGTCATCCTTCCTACTGAGTTGCCTGGCCTCCTTATCCAGGATAAACAGATCCGTGCGACGACGCTCACCCGTATCAATCCCAAAGATGCCACATTGCTGCCCACTGTCTCGGGAAACAGCATCGAAAGCCTCATCAAAACACTTCCCGGCGTGGCATCAACCAATGAGCTGAGTTCGCAGTATTCGGTCAGGGGTGGGAATTATGATGAAAACCTGGTCTATGTGAATGATATTGAAATATACCGTCCCTTTCTCATCCGTGCCAGCCAGCAGGAAGGCCTCAGCTTCCTTAATTCCGACCTGGTTTCCTCCATACTTTTTTCCGCCGGCGGCTTCGACGCAAAATATGGTGACAAGATGTCATCAGTGCTGGATATCCGGTATAAACAACCAACACAATTTGCAGGCTCTTTCTCCCTCAGCCTTCTGGAGGCCACTCTGCACCTGGAAGGTGCAACACCAAATCAGAAGTTTTCTTACCTTCTGGGTATGCGACAGAAATCCAACCAGTATATCCTTAAAGGACTTGAAACCCAGGGCGAATATAAGCCCTCATTTACCGATATCCAGACACTGATCAGATATGCTTTCAATGATAAGCTCAGCCTCTCATTCCTTGGTTATGTGGCCCGAAATTCCTATAAGCTTGTGCCTACATCCAGGGAGACGGCTTTTGGTGCTATCAACGAAGCGTATAAGTTCACGGTCTATTTTGAAGGTCAGGAACTCGATAAGTATTTGAATTACCTTGGCGGGATTACTGTGGATTACCAACCCAAAAATAATCTTAATCTGAAATTCATCGCCTCTTCCTTCAGGTCATTTGAAACAGAGACGTATGATCTGCTGGGTCAATACTGGATCGGCAGGCTGGAATTGGATTATTCCAGCGAAGAATTCGGCCAGCCGACAGAAACCCTTGGCATAGGCTCTTTTCTTGACCATGCTCGCAACGACCTGCAGGCAACCGTCTTCAATGTTGAACACCGCGGTTCGGCTGATAAATGGAACCAGTATCTGCATTGGGGTCTGAAATATCAGCGGGAGATCATCAACGATGAACTGCTGGAATGGCAGATGAACGATTCGGCAGGCTTCTCGCTGCCTCACCCACCCGATTCCGTCGGCTATATCTATCCCGAACTGCAACAGGATTATCCCTTCGAACTCTTCAGGTTTGCCATGAATGCCAACAATATCACCTCCAACAGGTACTCGGGTTTCATACAGGATAACCTGAATATCCTTGAAACCGATAGCTCAAAACTGATGCTGGTCGCAGGTGTCAGGTTTAATTACTGGGACTTCAATAAAGAATTTCTGTTCAGCCCGCGTGTTACTCTTTCATATAAACCTCCATGGAAACAGGATGTCGTCTTCCGATTCTCTACAGGTCTCTATTATCAACCTGCATTTTACAGGGAAATGCGTGACCTTGACGGTAACATCAACCCGGATATCAAAGCACAGAAATCAGTTCATATAGTATTGGGTGGCGACCTGAATTTCATGGCCTGGGGCAGACCATTTAAGTTCGTCACGGAAATTTATTATAAATACCTTTATGATCTGATTCCCTATGTGATTGATAATGTAAGGATCAGGTATTATGCAAAGAACGATTCACGCGGTTACGCGTGTGGTATTGATATGAAGGTCAACGGCGAATTTGTCCAGGGTATGGAGTCGTGGGCCAGCCTGTCGCTGATGAAAACCATGGAGAATATCGCAGATGACGGATTTTATGATAAAGACAGCAACTTCATTGATCCCGGGTACATCCGCCGGCCTACCGACCAGCGGATTAACTTCGGCCTGTACTTCCAGGATTACCTGCCTAAAAATCCTACCTATAAGATGAATATGACATTTCTTTACGGCTCCAATCTCCCCTTCGGCCCTCCGGATTTGCCTAAATACAAACAGCAGTTCAGGTCATCATCTTATCTGAGGGTGGATGTCGGCTTTTCCAAACAGCTTATCGGTAAAGGCACTTCCTTTAATCCCAAAAATCCTCTGAAGTATTTTGAGGCTATGTGGTTAAGCCTGGAGGTGTTTAACTTGTTACAGCATTTGAATACGGTGTCATACATCTGGGTAAAGGATATTCATAATATCCAGTATCCTGTCCCGAACAGGCTGACGCCCAGGCAGATAAATATCCGTCTCGTGGCACAGTTTTAG
- the dnaK gene encoding molecular chaperone DnaK: MGKIIGIDLGTTNSCVAVMEGNEPVVIPNSEGRRTTPSIVAFTGNGERKVGDPAKRQAITNPKKTVYSIKRFMGESFDRVQIEINRVTFPVTKGDNNTPRVKIEDRLYSPQEISAMILQKMKKTAEDYLGYEVTEAVITVPAYFSDSQRQATKEAGEIAGLTVKRIINEPTAASLAYGLDKKNKDMKIAVYDLGGGTFDISILELGDGVFEVKSTNGDTHLGGDDFDHTVIDWLAEEFMKDERIDLRKDPMALQRLKEAAEKAKIELSSSTSTEINLPYIMPVDGIPKHLVRTLTRSKFEQLIDKYVQATIGPCRKAMQDAGLSNSDIDEVILVGGSTRIPVIQKIVEDFFGKVPSKGVNPDEVVAVGAAIQGGVLTGEVKDVLLLDVTPLSLGIETLGGVCTRLIESNTTIPVRKSEVFSTASDNQPTVEIHVLQGERPMAQQNRSIGRFHLDGIPPAPRGIPQIEVTFDIDANGILHVSAKDKGTGRSQQIRIEASSGLTDSEIKRMRDEAKANEDADRKERETIDKLNTADTMIFSTEKQIKEYGNKIPADKVQAIERALADLKQAHKDKNIPGIDNAMSQLNAAWQAASEEMYKATAGPQQDAGPQQGTGDTGRTSGSSKDDEVTDVDFEEVKDK, encoded by the coding sequence ATGGGCAAAATAATTGGAATTGACTTAGGAACAACAAATTCATGTGTAGCTGTAATGGAAGGCAATGAGCCTGTGGTGATCCCAAATAGTGAAGGCCGGAGGACAACACCTTCGATCGTGGCTTTTACCGGGAATGGTGAACGCAAGGTAGGTGACCCCGCAAAACGCCAGGCTATCACTAATCCCAAAAAAACAGTGTATTCCATTAAACGGTTCATGGGCGAATCCTTCGATCGTGTTCAGATAGAGATAAACAGGGTGACATTTCCCGTTACAAAGGGTGACAACAACACTCCACGTGTAAAAATTGAAGACCGGCTTTATTCCCCGCAGGAAATCTCAGCCATGATTTTGCAGAAAATGAAGAAGACTGCCGAAGATTATCTGGGCTATGAGGTCACTGAAGCCGTTATAACGGTGCCGGCTTACTTCAGCGACTCCCAGCGCCAGGCGACAAAGGAAGCCGGTGAAATCGCCGGCCTGACAGTCAAACGTATCATCAATGAACCTACTGCCGCCTCACTGGCCTATGGCCTTGATAAGAAAAATAAGGATATGAAAATCGCCGTTTATGACCTGGGTGGCGGTACATTCGACATATCCATCCTCGAGCTCGGCGATGGCGTGTTTGAAGTTAAATCGACAAATGGTGATACACACCTTGGCGGTGATGATTTTGACCATACAGTCATTGACTGGCTGGCTGAAGAGTTTATGAAAGATGAACGGATAGACCTCCGAAAAGATCCCATGGCACTGCAGCGACTCAAGGAAGCTGCCGAAAAGGCTAAGATCGAACTGTCAAGCTCTACGTCTACAGAAATAAACCTGCCATATATCATGCCTGTCGATGGCATACCCAAACACCTGGTGAGAACACTGACACGCTCAAAATTTGAACAACTCATCGATAAATATGTACAGGCTACCATTGGTCCCTGCCGGAAAGCCATGCAGGATGCAGGCCTGTCGAATTCCGACATCGATGAGGTGATCCTTGTTGGCGGTTCTACACGTATTCCTGTCATACAGAAAATCGTGGAAGATTTCTTCGGCAAGGTACCATCAAAAGGCGTAAATCCTGATGAAGTCGTCGCTGTTGGCGCTGCTATACAGGGCGGTGTGCTCACAGGCGAGGTAAAGGATGTCCTCCTCCTCGATGTCACACCCCTGTCACTGGGTATTGAAACACTGGGCGGTGTATGTACCCGGCTGATCGAATCCAATACCACCATACCTGTCAGGAAATCAGAGGTTTTCTCAACAGCATCCGATAACCAGCCGACAGTCGAAATACATGTGCTCCAGGGTGAACGGCCCATGGCACAACAAAACAGGAGTATCGGACGTTTTCATCTTGACGGCATACCGCCAGCTCCCAGAGGCATACCACAAATCGAAGTGACATTCGACATCGACGCCAATGGTATCCTCCATGTATCAGCAAAAGACAAAGGTACAGGACGGTCACAGCAGATACGCATCGAAGCTTCCTCCGGCCTGACCGATAGCGAGATCAAAAGAATGCGGGATGAAGCGAAGGCCAATGAAGATGCCGACAGGAAGGAAAGAGAAACTATCGATAAACTCAACACAGCCGACACCATGATTTTCTCAACGGAAAAACAGATTAAGGAATATGGGAATAAAATACCGGCTGACAAGGTGCAGGCTATTGAAAGAGCGCTGGCAGATCTGAAACAGGCTCATAAGGATAAGAACATACCGGGAATAGACAATGCCATGAGCCAACTGAATGCCGCATGGCAGGCTGCCAGCGAAGAGATGTACAAAGCCACAGCCGGACCTCAGCAGGACGCCGGACCTCAGCAGGGCACCGGTGACACCGGAAGAACATCAGGGTCATCCAAAGACGATGAAGTGACCGACGTGGATTTTGAAGAAGTGAAAGATAAATAA
- the panB gene encoding 3-methyl-2-oxobutanoate hydroxymethyltransferase, with the protein MTISSFASIKKITTHVLQDMKLKGEMIAMLTSYDYSMARIIDEAGIDVILVGDSASNVMAGHKTTLPITLNEMIYHASGVVRGVKRALVVVDMPFGTYQGNSKEALVSAIRIMKEAGADAVKIEGGREIEESITRILSAGIPVMGHLGLTPQSIHKFGTYVVRATEEQEALTLVEDAHVLEEAGCFAIVLEKIPATLAAKVTGEIKIPTIGIGAGSGVNGQVLVIHDMLGITQEFSPRFLRRYHNLKEEIKGSVQSYIHDVKTRDFPNEREQY; encoded by the coding sequence ATGACCATTTCAAGTTTTGCTTCCATAAAAAAAATCACCACTCATGTCCTGCAGGATATGAAGTTAAAAGGTGAGATGATTGCTATGCTGACCTCTTATGATTATTCTATGGCCCGTATCATTGATGAAGCGGGAATAGATGTTATTCTGGTAGGGGATTCGGCATCGAACGTCATGGCGGGTCACAAGACCACGCTGCCAATCACCCTTAATGAGATGATATACCATGCGTCCGGTGTGGTTCGGGGAGTAAAACGGGCGCTCGTGGTGGTTGACATGCCATTTGGCACGTACCAGGGCAACTCCAAGGAGGCACTGGTGTCGGCTATACGTATCATGAAAGAAGCAGGTGCAGATGCGGTAAAAATTGAAGGGGGACGGGAGATTGAGGAATCCATCACCAGAATCCTGTCGGCAGGCATACCGGTGATGGGGCACCTGGGGCTGACACCGCAATCGATACACAAATTTGGCACTTACGTTGTGAGGGCGACGGAGGAACAGGAAGCGCTGACGCTGGTTGAAGATGCCCATGTGCTTGAAGAAGCCGGCTGCTTTGCCATCGTCCTCGAAAAGATACCGGCGACGCTTGCGGCAAAAGTGACCGGCGAAATCAAAATACCGACCATTGGCATCGGTGCCGGAAGTGGCGTTAACGGCCAGGTGCTTGTCATACACGATATGCTGGGAATCACACAGGAGTTTTCACCGCGGTTTCTGCGACGCTACCATAACCTCAAAGAGGAGATAAAAGGATCGGTGCAGTCCTATATACATGATGTGAAGACAAGGGATTTCCCCAATGAACGCGAACAGTATTAA
- a CDS encoding YCF48-related protein yields the protein MNRLNHILLIVLLPLFLHSQHPWYRISTLPQENTLCGLKKIPGANKIIAVGSGSTVMISSDFGDNWELILNPGGLDNEAELREVEFINPYIGYIVGLKGIILKTIDGGYHWELVRYTGGQWDEFTDVSLSVTNNAFAVGEDDLIIRTFDGGVTWDTLYTQAGFTFTDIDFLNSDTGYIFGGSGEKYIKTINGGLNWVIRSLSLQFSNTTIYKACFPNPQLGFISCVTSTSYEEKCRFFRTSDGGESWGEVYTFWSLYPFGMDYMNDTIIMVSGCSVDYSNSVFTSHDRGNTWLQTYLPGFMPWGGFAIVCDTIDRALVVGRLGDIDRTTDNGLTWQAIDDRFFCGDITDVHFINDEKGFLTAEIWGGGTPACGLYKTIDGGDTWTGCFSPDLFSIAVVHFCDDNNGWIATDCVWDLWLYRTTDGGVSWSVLETTINNEDNIPNCIKFQDEDFGYLATDEHIYQTTDGGYNWVIRKNGYFTDIELKHWPVCFAAGWSGLHRSGDAGTNWQYIDIPNGILLNDIFFLNYYTGFLCGNSNRIFRTRDGGISWEQLTVTTPHPIDFYEVCFTNLTTGFAVGDGSYETMVYTQDGGDTWEVMPSISTSALHHIRFNDLNTGLIFGEKGLILKTESGGITGNEDKSLSQELQLTIFPNPSGDILKIAVPDGIKQDIFLKIYDLSGSIVLSKNYSRTLDILTMDISQLSKGIYIVTLFNEDQSWSTKILKF from the coding sequence ATGAATCGTCTCAATCATATTCTTCTTATTGTTTTACTGCCATTGTTTTTGCACTCCCAACATCCGTGGTACAGGATTTCGACGCTGCCACAGGAAAACACGCTCTGCGGGCTTAAAAAAATACCGGGAGCCAATAAAATTATTGCTGTCGGATCAGGTTCGACAGTCATGATTTCTTCCGACTTCGGAGATAACTGGGAATTAATTCTCAATCCCGGAGGGCTTGACAATGAAGCTGAACTGAGAGAGGTAGAGTTCATTAATCCATATATAGGTTATATTGTCGGTTTAAAAGGCATCATATTGAAAACCATTGATGGTGGCTATCATTGGGAATTGGTACGCTACACTGGCGGGCAATGGGATGAGTTCACTGATGTCAGCTTGTCGGTCACCAACAATGCCTTTGCTGTGGGAGAAGATGATTTGATCATCCGGACATTCGACGGAGGAGTGACATGGGACACCCTTTATACACAGGCAGGTTTTACATTTACTGATATCGACTTCCTGAATTCAGATACAGGATATATCTTTGGCGGTTCAGGGGAAAAATATATAAAAACCATCAATGGCGGGCTGAACTGGGTAATACGTTCGCTCAGCCTGCAGTTCAGCAACACGACTATATATAAGGCTTGTTTCCCCAACCCTCAGCTTGGATTCATAAGCTGCGTCACATCAACTTCTTATGAGGAAAAATGCAGATTTTTCAGGACCTCGGATGGTGGTGAGTCATGGGGAGAGGTCTATACCTTCTGGTCGCTTTACCCATTTGGGATGGACTATATGAATGACACCATCATTATGGTTTCAGGGTGTTCTGTCGATTATTCCAATTCCGTGTTTACATCACATGACAGGGGTAATACATGGCTGCAAACATATCTTCCGGGTTTTATGCCCTGGGGTGGATTTGCCATCGTCTGTGATACTATCGACAGAGCTTTGGTTGTCGGTCGGTTGGGCGATATAGACCGGACAACTGACAATGGGCTTACCTGGCAAGCAATTGACGACCGGTTTTTTTGTGGTGATATCACGGATGTGCACTTTATAAATGATGAAAAGGGATTTCTGACAGCCGAAATATGGGGAGGTGGTACCCCCGCCTGTGGCTTATATAAGACCATTGATGGCGGCGACACCTGGACGGGTTGTTTTTCTCCCGACCTATTTAGTATAGCCGTAGTGCACTTTTGTGATGATAACAACGGATGGATTGCCACTGACTGCGTTTGGGATCTCTGGTTATACCGGACAACAGACGGAGGGGTAAGCTGGTCAGTGCTTGAAACAACTATCAATAATGAGGACAATATACCTAATTGTATAAAATTTCAGGATGAGGACTTTGGATATCTGGCCACAGATGAACATATTTACCAGACCACAGATGGGGGATATAACTGGGTGATCCGGAAAAACGGTTATTTCACTGATATTGAATTAAAACACTGGCCTGTTTGTTTTGCCGCAGGATGGAGTGGTTTGCACCGGTCGGGCGATGCGGGTACGAACTGGCAATATATCGACATCCCGAATGGAATTCTTCTGAATGACATATTTTTCCTGAACTATTATACCGGTTTTCTATGTGGGAATTCCAACAGGATTTTCCGTACACGCGATGGCGGTATAAGCTGGGAACAGCTAACAGTGACCACGCCTCACCCCATTGACTTTTACGAGGTATGTTTTACAAACCTGACGACAGGATTTGCCGTTGGTGATGGTAGCTATGAAACTATGGTATATACGCAGGATGGCGGCGATACATGGGAGGTCATGCCTTCAATTTCGACCTCCGCCCTGCACCATATCCGCTTTAATGATCTGAATACAGGCCTGATTTTCGGCGAAAAGGGACTGATATTAAAGACCGAGAGTGGAGGTATAACAGGAAACGAAGACAAGTCACTTTCTCAGGAACTTCAACTTACCATATTCCCGAATCCGTCGGGCGATATATTAAAAATCGCTGTACCGGACGGAATAAAACAGGATATCTTTCTGAAGATATATGATTTGAGCGGTTCGATAGTCTTATCAAAAAATTATTCACGCACTTTGGATATCCTGACTATGGATATTTCGCAGCTATCCAAAGGGATATATATCGTTACCCTTTTTAATGAGGATCAATCCTGGTCGACAAAAATCCTGAAATTCTGA
- a CDS encoding RNA pseudouridine synthase, whose translation MSEFQDIENRLLYEDNHLLVFNKRPSEIVQGDKTGDEPLSEILKRYLKEKYRKPGNVFLGVVHRLDRPVSGIVLFAKTSKALARLNEMLREGTIHKTYWAVVKDKPPEDSGHLIHYLRRNEEKNKTYVYTDEKKGGLKAELIYRIIGSSDKYHLLEVNLLTGRHHQIRAQLAYIGCPVKGDLKYGYPRSNDDGSIHLHSFKVEFVHPIKKELVTITAEPPSSDALWKLFSRQAAVGSRQ comes from the coding sequence ATGTCAGAATTTCAGGACATTGAAAACCGCCTCCTATACGAAGACAATCACCTGCTGGTTTTTAACAAACGTCCGTCTGAAATTGTACAAGGTGATAAGACCGGGGATGAGCCGTTAAGTGAGATCCTCAAAAGATATCTGAAAGAGAAATACCGGAAGCCGGGGAATGTTTTCCTTGGTGTGGTTCACCGGCTGGACAGGCCTGTGAGCGGCATCGTTTTGTTTGCCAAAACAAGCAAAGCGCTGGCCCGGCTTAATGAAATGTTACGTGAAGGAACCATTCATAAGACCTACTGGGCTGTTGTGAAAGATAAGCCGCCGGAAGACTCCGGCCACCTCATACATTATCTCAGGAGAAACGAGGAAAAAAATAAGACGTACGTTTATACAGACGAAAAAAAAGGGGGGTTGAAGGCTGAACTGATATACAGGATTATCGGCTCCAGTGACAAATATCACCTTTTGGAGGTCAATCTGCTGACCGGCCGTCATCACCAGATCAGGGCTCAACTGGCATACATTGGATGCCCGGTTAAAGGAGATCTGAAGTATGGTTATCCGCGCAGCAATGACGATGGTTCCATACATTTACACTCTTTTAAGGTGGAGTTTGTGCATCCAATAAAAAAGGAACTTGTGACAATTACTGCAGAACCGCCATCCTCTGATGCGCTCTGGAAGCTCTTTAGTCGGCAGGCGGCAGTCGGCAGTAGACAGTAG
- the rocD gene encoding ornithine--oxo-acid transaminase, producing MIGTMTSKDLKHLEEKYGAHNYHPLPVVLSRGEGVYLWDVEGKRYYDFLSAYSAVNQGHCHPTIVETLIDQVKVLTLTSRAFYNDALGPYEKYITEYFGYDKVLPMNTGAEGVETALKLCRKWAYEKKGIAMNQAKIITCEGNFHGRTITVISVSTDPEARDGFGPYTPGFITIPYNDIPALQRALEDPHVAGFLVEPIQGEAGVNVPDDGYLAKAYALCKAKNVLFIADEVQTGLARTGKMLACDHEEVRPDIVILGKALSGGLYPISAVLADDDIMLTIRPGQHGSTFGGNPLAARTAITALQVLLDEDLAENAEKMGTIFRNEMRKISADMISLVRGKGLLNAIIIRPKNGKEAWDVCLKMAENGVLAKPTHLHIIRFAPPLVITEEQMMDAIDRIKKSILSF from the coding sequence ATGATTGGAACGATGACTTCAAAAGACCTGAAGCACCTGGAAGAAAAATATGGAGCGCATAATTATCATCCGCTGCCGGTGGTTTTATCACGCGGCGAGGGTGTTTACCTGTGGGACGTGGAAGGCAAAAGATATTATGATTTTTTATCAGCTTATTCGGCAGTGAACCAGGGACATTGCCATCCTACCATTGTTGAAACGCTTATTGACCAGGTCAAGGTTCTGACGCTGACATCGAGGGCTTTTTACAATGATGCCCTGGGGCCATATGAGAAGTATATCACGGAATATTTCGGGTATGATAAGGTTTTACCAATGAATACCGGTGCTGAAGGTGTCGAAACAGCCCTTAAGTTATGCCGCAAGTGGGCTTATGAGAAAAAAGGCATTGCCATGAACCAGGCAAAGATCATCACCTGTGAAGGTAACTTTCATGGCCGCACGATCACCGTAATTTCTGTATCAACCGATCCGGAGGCCCGCGACGGCTTTGGGCCCTACACTCCGGGTTTCATCACCATACCTTATAATGACATCCCTGCTCTTCAGAGGGCTTTGGAAGATCCCCATGTTGCCGGCTTTCTTGTGGAGCCTATCCAGGGTGAAGCCGGTGTCAATGTGCCCGACGACGGTTACCTTGCCAAAGCTTATGCCCTGTGCAAAGCTAAAAATGTCCTTTTCATTGCCGATGAAGTTCAGACAGGCCTTGCACGCACCGGAAAAATGCTGGCCTGTGACCATGAAGAAGTCCGACCCGACATAGTAATCTTGGGAAAGGCACTGTCGGGGGGCTTATATCCTATTTCTGCCGTTCTTGCCGATGATGACATCATGCTGACCATCAGGCCGGGACAACATGGATCGACATTCGGGGGGAATCCCCTGGCCGCCCGCACTGCCATTACAGCCTTGCAGGTGCTGCTGGATGAAGACCTCGCTGAAAATGCAGAAAAGATGGGCACGATATTCCGTAATGAGATGAGAAAAATCTCCGCCGACATGATTTCACTGGTCAGAGGCAAGGGGCTTCTCAATGCCATTATCATTCGTCCGAAAAATGGCAAGGAAGCCTGGGATGTATGCCTGAAGATGGCAGAGAATGGTGTTCTTGCCAAACCCACACATCTGCATATCATCCGTTTTGCCCCTCCGCTGGTGATCACCGAAGAGCAGATGATGGATGCGATCGATAGGATCAAGAAATCGATATTGTCTTTTTGA